TATTGTGTACACCCCGGAACCATGCGAAAGTCCTAAAAAATGCAGTAAACAACTTGTTATAACTGCTTAAACATATACTGATGATGGTGTAAACATGTTAAATCCATCTTGAAGcattttgaagactttgaaataTCTTTAAGAGAATATTTTATAACTATTGCGCTTGCTAGTAGCATATACTAACCATATAAAAATTAAGTTTTCATTTCCTACCAAAGTGTTATCGCACACCGCTAGTATTTTTtaggataaaattaattatttttttaaatttatcttttaataATAATTGTTTTTGAAGATTCTAAGTGAATATCTAATGAGAAGAGAATATTTCTTAATTAAGATATAAAAGaggataaaataatcaaaaaccATCTTAATATAATTTGAGAGAGGAGGAAGTAATGTATTAAGTCATCAAAACTcgcatttaatttttattttgcatATGAGTTGTATTTGGTGGGAAGATTAGGGAAAAGAGGGGGCCTTTGTACAGTTCATAATTAGTGCGTTATTAGCATACACACACGTACTAATAAATCACCTACCATATCTCAAGAttgtatattaaaaaaataaatatagtataCTATTTAAATCAAAGGGAGTTTTgggttttttaattaatttttttttttttgcaattgTGGGGTTGGGGTTACGCGTGCGATATTTAATTAAATGGAACTGTTTAGCAACTTAGAATTATTACAATTATAAATAGGCATTCACTTCCACTTCAATGTTCATTCAATAAATTAATAACATTCAAAGTCTCTAAagagcttcttctttttttaccaaattattccttttttttaagAATCTTTGATTCTTTTAGAAGTTTTATTTCCTCAAAATTAAGATGGTGTCTATCTCAAGCAataaccaaaaacaacaacttcTTTCAAAGATAGCCACTAATGATGGTCATGGAGAAAACTCAGCCTATTTTGATGGTTGGAAGGCTTATGCAAATGACCCTTTTCATTTAACTGACAATCCTAATGGTGTTATTCAGATGGGTCTTGCTGAAAATCAGGTAGGACAAAAAAGACAAGacactcttctttctctttctgtttcaatttgtttattttatttttcttttagcccgctcaaaaatcttatttattttcttaaatttcgtaAACAAATTGAATCGAAGAAGTAGTATATTTTCTTCTGTTTTCTTGATTAAATGGCTAAAGCTGAAAACTTTAGAGTTTTTgttaataaatttctttttttttgatgtttttTGGCAGCTTTGCTTTGATTTAATCCAAGAATGGGTAGTGAATAATCCAAAAGCATCTATTTGCACTGCTGAAGGAGCTGAAGATTTCAAGGATATTGCTATTTTTCAAGATTATCATGGCTTGCCAGAGTTTAGACTCGTATGAAACTTTTTTAAATCCAGATTATTAGTTGCTAATTCTTGTTTTTATTCATTAATTATTCAGAGTTCTAAttagtttataaaaaataaattttcaggCAGTTGCAAGGTTTATGGAAAAAGTGAGAGGAGACAGAGTTACATTTGATCCAGACAGAATAGTAATGAGTGGAGGAGCAACTGGAGCTCATGAAATGCTTGCTTTTTGCTTGGCTGATCCTCGTGATGCCTTTTTGGTTCCTACACCATATTATCCCGGGTAAGAATAACATCCTTTTTTAACTATTCAGTATTCGGAATTCACTAGCCCGATTAAAAGGAGAGACTTCCTATAAGAGAATTTCTCCGTTCTCATAGCTCGAATTAATTCATCAACTTGGGTTTACAAATCACTATCTTAAGTGTCTCCCTTTGACCTAAAGTTATTTTTGGTGCTTGGACTTTGTAAAATTATTGGTGTGGGACATGAAATCAACTATTCTGCACAAAACAGAGAAAATAGGTCCTCTAAAGTGACATCCTTTATAACTTCCTGGTCATAAGTGATAAAGACCAAAAACTCCAGACACATCAGAATCTAACTTTTTATTAAAAGTTGGGACTTAGTCcatcatcattttttttatcacttTGTCCCCAAAAAGTCAatccataattttaaaaaaagttgcaTGGTTTTCAAGTTTTTGCTACATTGAATTAATGAGGTactaatgtaatttttttttcatttgtaatATTGCAGATTTGATAGAGATTTGAGGTGGAGAACTGGTGTGCAACTATTTCCAGTTATTTGTGAAAGTGGTAATGATTTCAAAGTCACTATAAAAGCCTTAGAAGAAGCATATGAAAAAGCTCAAAAatccaacatcaaaataaaaggCTTACTTATAAACAATCCTTCAAATCCATTAGGCACTCTTCTTGACAAGGACACACTCCGAGACattgtaacattcatcaatTCGAAAAACATCCACTTAGTATGCGATGAAATCTATGCTGCCACGGTCTTTGATCAGCCTAGATTCATCAGTGTTTCCGAAATAGTAGAGGAAATGATTGAATGCAACCAAGATTTGATCCACATTGTCTATAGCTTGTCCAAAGATTTAGGATTTCCAGGGTTCAGAGTTGGGGTTGTTTACTCGTACAACGATACAGTAGTGAACATTGCTAGAAAAATGTCGAGCTTCGGGTTAGTCTCAACGCAGACACAACATTTGCTTGCATCAATGTTGTCTGATGAAGTATTTATTGAGAAATTCATTGCTGAGAGTTCGGAAAGGCTCGGAGAAAGGCAGGGGATGTTCACAAAAGGACTAGCACAAGTTGGAATCAGCACATTGAAAAGCAATGCTGGTTTGTTTTTCTGGATGGATTTAAGGAGACTTCTTAAAGAAGCATCATTTGATGGTGAATTAGAATTGTGGAGaattattattaatgaagtgaaACTTAATGTTTCACCAGGTTGTTCTTTTCATTGTTCTGAACCTGGTTGGTTTAGAGTTTGTTTTGCAAATATGGATGATGAAACTATGAGTGCAGCATTAAGAAGGATAAAGACATTTGTACTTCAGACAAAGGGGCTTAACAACAAAGCTGCTCTTAAGAAACAATGCAGCAGGAGCAAACTTCAGATCAGCTTATCGTTTCGACGATTGGATCATGATTTCATGAACTCACCAGCTCACTCTCCAATGAATTCGCCTTTGGTCAGGACTTAAAGAAGGGGAAAAACTGGCTTAGCTTTGTTTTTACTGTTTGTCTAATAAGGAGGAAAATAATTCCTTTGTTATAGTGATGAGAGATAAGTTTTGGTTAATATTTTGACATTGATTGAAAATAACTTTTGTGTTGAAAATAAGTATGGATTGAATTGAGCAACTATGTTCAATGCTAAAGGTCCAAATATCTCTCTCTTCTCTtgtgttttctcttttttctctttataaTCTTAagtggagtattttatttctctgtctactcatatttttttttcttgtgcCCCATGTAAATGTATGTCATCTTAATTACCCATTGTGTTGACTTAAGTTTGTTACACACCCATTAACAAATATATTAAAGTAGTATTTGACTTGACTAATTATACCAAGTCAATGGAAGCATCAATAAGATTaaaggaagaagagagagagagaattggTTGACTTAATTATAAGTGATGGTCAAAATTTTACTAAAACACACACATCCAATGAGTTGGAATCCTTTAGGGGTGGGGACAGTCCTaacatcaatttttttatttattttccactCGATATTTGAAGTTTGTGGAGCTCTGATTAAATTTGAATCGTACAGTGTAGAGCCCATTCGAGGGAGCTAAAATCAATTAAGTACTCCataagaataagaaaataaaaacattaGTTCACCCTtgaaaattaatgaaatactgcATACCAATAACTTACTAACCACTTTCATAATAAATATACTAGTAGGATTCCTTTTCTGATCTAATTGTCTGATGGAGTATTAATATCTATCATTGAAAAGACAGTCAGACTTAGCTATCAATAATGTAGCACATATCCTTTTGTTGCTAAAGTATATAGTATGCGATATTTGGTTCAGAattgaaaagaagaagaaaaacaagcaAGACGATGCACTAAACTTTCACTACACGCGGGATTGAGGGAAAAGTGAAATCATGTTGGTTCGTTCGTATATATGCAgtcttatcttgaattgttgcaAAAGGTTGTTTCATAGCTTAAAACTGTGGCCTTACAACTTTTATCGTTACGTCAAAGCTCATCTAACCTTGATTTAACATTGAAAACCaacataaaatttgaatttcaagaacACTAGTAAAAATTTTGGTTACAACTTTGAGCCTACTCCATTTTGTGTTGTATCACGTAATTTTTTGTTGCTAACTatataatgcatatttttgGTTTAAACTTTGGAAAAAAGAAGGCAACTAGGTGCACTAAGTTTCGGCTATGAGCAGAATCAGGGGAAGGTCAACCCACACCGGGTATAATTTACGCAATCTTATTTTGCATTATTgcaaaaagttatttttgtaCTTTGAATGTGTAACAACTTGGTCACAACTCACACGTCGTTGCACTAAGGCTTCCTCAATGTTGGTTTAAAATTCAAGTCTTCAGTACGGAGTTGCCTTTGTTAGGAAATATTTTACCCATTGTAGGACTTTTCAGCATGAATCCGGATTTAGTCGGACCCAATGCGGATATGGACATCAAgtggaaaaccaaaaaaaattgaaacccAACATAAAAATTGCATTTCAAGAACACaagtaatttatatatataagtgctacccttctttcctatCCGGAAACTAATCCAATGAAAGCGCAGAAAAGCCCAGAGACTGTATTGAGCCATGTGGCTTCATGTACCAAATATTTCAATATCGTTGTATCTGGTATTTTTGTTTTGTTCCAACAGTGTGACGAAGAATAGATCCGAGTAAGAGACTTTCGTTTTCAGTctcctatttcttttttttaagaaaaaaagaaagtgtATTTTCAGATAGCTATGGAATTGCTGCTAGTAGACTGAAAGGACTGCTAGGGAGTCTACCCACATTCGAAGAGTGCCCTGCTCTACGAAAGGAAAATGAGCTCGGGCCTAGTCGTCAATAAAAAGATTCCAACAGTGATAATAAAAAAGACCTGAGAATCAAAAAAGCCAACTTGGGATTTTCTGCGAGATTTGTTAAACCGCCGGAACTGAATGGAATCCGTTTTGGTTGTGGGAGAGGAAGCACTTCGGCAACGAGTTGAACCCGCTTGACCGAAAGCTTTAGGGACAAAGCGCTTTCAATGGTGATGAAAGAGGGGAAAATGCCTGGACGACAGCCACTCACCCGGGTCCATGTCGGAACTATTGAGGAGTTTATGTGAGACAGCATTAGAATTCTCCGATTTAATAGAGTCAGCAAGATCcaggttatatatatatatataactataagAGAAAATTCCACAGTGAATCCCATTTTGAGACAGTGATGGGATGATAGGAAGAATTCAgataataaaaatcaaaacaCTCTCTACACcttatatcttttattttctttcatcaGTTGCACATAATGGAATTAACTGTGAAATCAAATACTTAGTACTATCACTcatcactatatatatatatatatatatcaaattatCTCTCATCACTATAACAAAGGAATTATTTTCCTCCTTATTAGACAAACAGTAAAAACAAAGCTAAGCCAGTTTTCCCCTTCTTTAAGTCCTGACCAAAGGCGAATTCATTGGAGAGTGAGCTGGTGAGTTCATGAAATCATGATCCAATCGTCGAAACGATAAGCTGATCTGAAGTTTGCTCCTGCTGCACTGTTTCTTAAGAGCAGCTTTGTTGTTAAGCCCCTTTGTCTGAAGCACAAATGTCTTTATCCTTCTTAATGCTGCACTCATAGTTTCATCATCCATATTTGCAAAACAAACTCTAAACCAACCAGGTTCAGAACAATGAAAAGAACAACCTGGTGAAACATTAAGTttcacttcattaataataattCTCCACAATTCTAATTCACCATCAAATGATGCTTCTTTAAGAAGTCTCCTTAAATCCATCCAGAAAAACAAACCAGCATTGCTTTTCAATGTGCTGATTCCAACTTGTGCTAGTCCTTTTGTGAACATCCCCTGCCTTTCTCCGAGCCTTTCCGAACTCTCAGCAATGAATTTCTCAATAAATACTTCATCAGACAACATTGATGCAAGCAAATGTTGTGTCTGTGTTGAGACTAACCCGAAGCTCGACATTTTTCTAGCAATGTTCACTACTGTATCGTTGTACGAGTAAACAACCCCAACTCTGAACCCTGGAAATCCTAAATCTTTGGACAAGCTATAGACAATGTGGATCAAATCTTGGTTGCATTCAATCATTTCCTCTACTATTTCGGAAACACTGATGAATCTAGGCTGATCAAAGACCGTGGCAGCATAGATTTCATCGCATACTAAGTGGATGTTTTTCGAattgatgaatgttacaatGTCTCGGAGTGTGTCCTTGTCAAGAAGAGTGCCTAATGGATTTGAAGGATTGTTTATAAGTAAGccttttattttgatgttggatTTTTGAGCTTTTTCATATGCTTCTTCTAAGGCTTTTATAGTGACTTTGAAATCATTACCACTTTCACAAATAACTGGAAATAGTTGCACGCCAGTTCTCCACCTCAAATCTCTATCAAATCTGCAATATtacaaatgaaaataaataaattaatttagtaCCTCATTAGTTCAATGTAGCAAAAACTTGAAAACCATGCAACTTTTCTTTATTCTTACTGTAGTTCACATGTGGATTGACATTATGGGGAATATGattaaagaaaattattatgGACCAAGTACCAAATTAATAAAAAGTGAGATTCCTTTTTCACTTAGGACCAAGAAGTTATAAAGGATGTTAACTTAGAGGACCTACTTTCTCCGTTTAGAGCAGAGGAGTAGTTGATTTCATGTCCCCACAACAATAATTTTACTAGGCCCAAATATAccaaaataagtcaaaaatatGGAGGTCAAGGGAAGGCACTTATGATAGTGATTTGTAAACCCAAGTTGATGAATTAATTCAAGCTTTAAGAAAAGAGGAACTCTCTGATCGGAAGTCTCTCCTTTTACGCATATCAAAATTAATCGAGGCAGTAAATTTCAAAAACTGAATAGTTTAAAAAGGATGTTATTCTTACCCAGGATAATATGGTGTAGGAACCAAAAAGGCATCACCAGGATCAGCCAAGCAAAAAGCAAGCATTTCATGAGCTCCAGTTGCTCCTCCACTCATTACTATTCTGTCTGGATCAAATGTAACTCTGTCTCCTCTCACTTTCTCCATAAACCTTGCAACTGcctgaaaaattatttttcataaactaATTAGAACACTGAATAATTAATGAATAAAAACAAGAATTAGCAACTAATAATCTGGATTTAAAAAGTTTCATACTTGTCTAAACTCTGGCAAGCCATGATAATCTTGAAAAATAGCAATATCCTGGAAATTTTCAGCTCCTTCAGCAGTGCAAATGGATGCCTTTGGGTTATTCACTACCCATTCTTGGATTAAATCAAAGCAAAGCTGCAAATAAcatcaaaaataagaaatttatcaaCAAGAACTCTTAAAGTTTTCAGCTTTAGCCAttttatcaagaaaaaaaaaactccttAGACcgaaaagaaaagtaaaacaaaCTGAAACGGAAtaatatcttcttttttttctttcttctaccTGATTTTCAGCAAGACCCATCTGAATAACACCATTAGGATTGTCAGTTAAATGAAAAGGGTCATTTGCATAAGCCTTCCAAC
The genomic region above belongs to Solanum dulcamara chromosome 5, daSolDulc1.2, whole genome shotgun sequence and contains:
- the LOC129890097 gene encoding 1-aminocyclopropane-1-carboxylate synthase-like, producing MVSISSNNQKQQLLSKIATNDGHGENSAYFDGWKAYANDPFHLTDNPNGVIQMGLAENQLCFDLIQEWVVNNPKASICTAEGAEDFKDIAIFQDYHGLPEFRLAVARFMEKVRGDRVTFDPDRIVMSGGATGAHEMLAFCLADPRDAFLVPTPYYPGFDRDLRWRTGVQLFPVICESGNDFKVTIKALEEAYEKAQKSNIKIKGLLINNPSNPLGTLLDKDTLRDIVTFINSKNIHLVCDEIYAATVFDQPRFISVSEIVEEMIECNQDLIHIVYSLSKDLGFPGFRVGVVYSYNDTVVNIARKMSSFGLVSTQTQHLLASMLSDEVFIEKFIAESSERLGERQGMFTKGLAQVGISTLKSNAGLFFWMDLRRLLKEASFDGELELWRIIINEVKLNVSPGCSFHCSEPGWFRVCFANMDDETMSAALRRIKTFVLQTKGLNNKAALKKQCSRSKLQISLSFRRLDHDFMNSPAHSPMNSPLVRT
- the LOC129890098 gene encoding 1-aminocyclopropane-1-carboxylate synthase-like — encoded protein: MVSISSNNQKQQLLSKIATNDGHGENSAYFDGWKAYANDPFHLTDNPNGVIQMGLAENQLCFDLIQEWVVNNPKASICTAEGAENFQDIAIFQDYHGLPEFRQAVARFMEKVRGDRVTFDPDRIVMSGGATGAHEMLAFCLADPGDAFLVPTPYYPGFDRDLRWRTGVQLFPVICESGNDFKVTIKALEEAYEKAQKSNIKIKGLLINNPSNPLGTLLDKDTLRDIVTFINSKNIHLVCDEIYAATVFDQPRFISVSEIVEEMIECNQDLIHIVYSLSKDLGFPGFRVGVVYSYNDTVVNIARKMSSFGLVSTQTQHLLASMLSDEVFIEKFIAESSERLGERQGMFTKGLAQVGISTLKSNAGLFFWMDLRRLLKEASFDGELELWRIIINEVKLNVSPGCSFHCSEPGWFRVCFANMDDETMSAALRRIKTFVLQTKGLNNKAALKKQCSRSKLQISLSFRRLDHDFMNSPAHSPMNSPLVRT